The following are encoded in a window of bacterium genomic DNA:
- a CDS encoding prepilin-type N-terminal cleavage/methylation domain-containing protein yields MRGFTLIEILISVAVIAILASIATISFTGLRERQALSIGVEEVRTLLSRARARTLAAEDDSVFGLHITTSSVTLFRGVTYNPAAGDNELHVLDSLVTISAHALAGGGADVVFDKRTGMTSDYGTITVALASDVSENKVITIAQTGLVE; encoded by the coding sequence ATGCGCGGTTTCACTTTAATTGAAATTCTTATCTCTGTTGCAGTCATTGCGATTCTCGCAAGCATTGCGACAATCTCGTTTACGGGCCTCCGCGAGCGGCAGGCGCTTTCAATCGGCGTCGAGGAGGTGCGCACACTCCTCTCTCGTGCCCGGGCGCGCACGCTTGCCGCGGAAGATGACAGCGTTTTCGGGCTCCACATAACCACTTCATCAGTCACGCTTTTTCGGGGTGTGACGTACAATCCTGCTGCAGGAGACAATGAACTGCATGTGCTCGATTCGCTCGTGACGATTTCCGCCCACGCACTTGCTGGCGGCGGCGCGGACGTGGTATTCGACAAACGAACTGGGATGACGAGTGATTACGGTACGATAACGGTGGCTCTCGCGAGTGACGTGAGCGAGAATAAGGTCATCACGATTGCGCAGACGGGGCTTGTGGAATAG
- a CDS encoding type II secretion system F family protein has product MPSFTYKAKKTDGAEYDGTFDGVDRFALFHHIREEGGTVVSFEEKGGEKRRAFHVNLESINAFLSRVREHDKISLARNLGAMLSAGLSVSRALEILDRQMRHPALRRVFGHLQGSISAGKTLHEGLSAFPRVFPPLFIAMVRAGEESGGLAQALALISTQMEQTYLLKKRIRGAMMYPTIVLCAMVAVGAAMMVYVVPTLSDTFRELKVELPTSTRIIIGISDFMKAHYLLAFGGAVAAIVGFFALLRTRLGRRAKEIVLLYTPIIRPLVQETNAARVARTLSSLLSAGVAITHAFEITADVVQHSSFRAVLVEAEGRIQKGTSIADVFRAAEHLYPPFVSEMIAVGEETGDLSAMLVRVADFYEEEVSRKTKDMSTVIEPFLMVTIGAGVGFFAVSMIQPIYSLSSAI; this is encoded by the coding sequence ATGCCTTCCTTCACCTACAAGGCCAAAAAAACCGACGGTGCCGAATACGACGGCACCTTCGACGGCGTTGATCGCTTCGCGCTCTTTCACCATATCCGCGAGGAGGGCGGCACGGTGGTCTCGTTTGAGGAGAAAGGAGGAGAGAAACGCCGTGCGTTCCATGTGAACCTCGAGTCGATTAACGCGTTTTTGAGCCGGGTCAGAGAGCACGATAAAATTTCTCTCGCGAGGAACCTCGGCGCGATGCTATCCGCCGGGCTCTCCGTCTCCCGCGCGCTCGAGATTCTCGATCGCCAGATGCGGCACCCAGCGCTCCGGAGAGTCTTCGGGCACCTCCAGGGCTCAATCAGCGCCGGCAAAACGCTCCATGAGGGGCTCTCCGCGTTTCCGCGCGTGTTCCCGCCGCTTTTTATCGCGATGGTGCGGGCAGGGGAGGAGAGCGGCGGGCTCGCACAGGCGCTCGCGCTCATTTCGACCCAGATGGAACAAACGTATCTTCTCAAAAAACGTATTCGCGGCGCAATGATGTACCCGACGATCGTCCTCTGCGCCATGGTAGCGGTTGGCGCGGCAATGATGGTCTATGTGGTGCCGACCCTCTCGGACACCTTTCGCGAACTCAAGGTAGAACTTCCCACGAGTACGCGCATCATCATCGGCATTAGCGATTTTATGAAAGCGCACTATCTGCTTGCGTTTGGTGGAGCCGTAGCGGCAATCGTGGGCTTTTTCGCGCTCCTCCGCACGCGTCTTGGTCGCCGCGCCAAGGAGATCGTCCTACTCTATACCCCGATCATTCGCCCCTTGGTCCAGGAGACGAATGCCGCGCGCGTCGCCCGCACGCTCTCCTCGCTCCTCTCTGCCGGCGTGGCGATTACCCACGCCTTTGAGATTACTGCCGACGTGGTGCAGCACAGCTCATTTCGCGCCGTGCTCGTCGAGGCCGAGGGGCGAATTCAGAAAGGGACGTCGATTGCGGATGTGTTCCGCGCCGCCGAACATCTTTATCCGCCGTTCGTCTCCGAGATGATCGCGGTTGGCGAGGAGACAGGCGATCTCTCCGCAATGCTTGTGCGCGTCGCTGATTTCTACGAGGAGGAAGTATCGCGCAAGACCAAGGACATGTCAACGGTCATCGAACCGTTTCTTATGGTGACGATCGGCGCCGGCGTCGGCTTCTTTGCCGTGTCCATGATCCAGCCCATTTATTCGTTATCGTCGGCAATTTAG